The Pyrus communis chromosome 2, drPyrComm1.1, whole genome shotgun sequence genome includes a window with the following:
- the LOC137725180 gene encoding serine/threonine-protein kinase MHK-like translates to MERYKILEELGDGTCGCVYKARDLRTKEIVAVKKMKRKFYFWEEYWRLREIKVLRKLNHPNIIKLKEVVRENNEVFLIFEYMNYNLYQIMKEQRRPFSEDEIRSFMSQLLHGLSHLHKSGYFHRDLKPENLLVTNDVLKIADFGLAREVSSMPPYTEYVSTRWYRAPEVLLQSKLYTPAVDMWAAGAILAELFTSSPIFPGESEIDQFFKICCVLGTPDLTVFPEGTNASRLYSFINYEKILPANLCDIIPNASPEAIDLISQLCSWDSSRRPTADESLQHPFFQVGWIPRSLPDSLDLKLSNMGAKPTLELKLSDFGAEPEDCFLGLTLAVKPSVPDFDVVHDVSNHMKDDALCSGLEDRPGRSVFWSLMPPDQRGICAPVEPSFSLSFSSIQHPSVRVPQSAGFSIPSLQPNILDGRFLTVSPPFPQSHCL, encoded by the exons ATGGAAAG ATATAAAATTTTGGAAGAGCTTGGTGATGGCACTTGTGGTTGTGTATATAAGGCTCGTGATTTGAGAACAAAGGAGATT GTTGCTGtcaagaagatgaagaggaagTTCTATTTCTGGGAGGAATACTGGAGGTTACGAGAGATTAAG GTACTTCGTAAACTAAATCATCCCAATATCATAAAGTTAAAGGAGGTTGTCAGGGAAAACAATGAGGTGTTCCTCATTTTTGAATATATG AACTATAATTTGTACCAAATAATGAAAGAACAAAGAAGACCCTTTTCAGAGGATGAGATTCGTAGCTTTATGTCTCAACTGCTGCATGGACTTAGTCACCTTCATAAAAGTGGATATTTTCACCGAGATCTAAAGCCAG AGAATTTGCTGGTGACAAATGACGTTCTTAAAattgctgattttggcttggctCGAGAAGTATCATCGATGCCTCCTTACACTGAATATGTTTCCACACGCTG GTATCGAGCACCAGAAGTCTTGTTGCAGTCCAAACTATACACTCCTGCAGTTG ACATGTGGGCAGCTGGCGCAATCCTAGCTGAGCTTTTCACTTCATCCCCTATTTTCCCTGGTGAAAG TGAGATAGATCAATTCTTCAAGATCTGCTGTGTGCTTGGTACACCAGACTTGACTGTCTTTCCTGAAGGGACAAATGCCTCTCGATTATATAGCTTTATCAATTATGAAAAG ATCTTGCCTGCTAACCTCTGCGATATCATTCCAAATGCAAGTCCAGAAGCAATTGATTTGATCTCG CAACTATGTTCATGGGATTCCTCGAGGAGGCCAACCGCCGATGAATCATTACAACATCCTTTTTTCCAG GTGGGCTGGATTCCTCGTTCACTTCCTGATTCACTTGACCTGAAGCTGAGTAACATGG GGGCAAAGCCAACACTCGAGTTGAAATTATCGGACTTTGGTGCTGAGCCTGAGGACTGCTTTCTTGGCTTGACGTTGGCTGTGAAACCCAGTGTTCCAGACTTCG ATGTGGTCCATGATGTATCTAATCATATGAAAGAC GATGCATTATGCTCTGGTTTGGAAGATCGTCCTGGACGATCTG TATTTTGGTCTCTGATGCCCCCCGACCAACGTGGAATTTGTGCCCCAGTAGAgccttccttttctttgtcattCAG TTCAATTCAACATCCATCCGTCAGAGTTCCACAATCGGCTGGTTTCTCCATCCCATCCTTGCAGCCGAACATCTTAGATGGTCGATTTTTGACCGTCTCTCCTCCCTTCCCACAAAGCCATTGCCTTTAA
- the LOC137726554 gene encoding uncharacterized protein isoform X2, whose translation MGGDGRVTGEQEEDSLLSEDSSQLSSQLLRNGVSMNMEDAAVDEQTGPGFQEFCGVGSQISSASLDFEADQRMENVYRKILQSYDDLRIRSKDLEEAKSKILSYTPGAWIDRVGAVKPRDYDVPNTTTLLLVGPKGSGKSSLVNRISKVFEDDKFASERAQVSYNSSIGDGTFFLHEYMIPRCSSSFCLYDTRSLSDNSPENIKILKHWMEHGVRHGELVVRDSDSPSLRNMMMYKDRDDGYLSSEIKNVNFVIFVVNGLSVLKSMESDEDAETQYNEMIASAFKSRYLAFKDDKPLLVVTHGDLLSLDERARVRVHLGELLGIPPTTQIFDIPESSDAVTQLTIVDMIRYSLEHAEKNLPRKRKVETLSLLSCMLLLLFLSIAIMIMYAPANILQHGYCPSPQAHIQHCHVPSPQAHVHNNPSPPSPPSSTSLQEYIQHDPSAEEHIDNSPLPRVELQNIRIDWSKIRHLWLDE comes from the exons ATGGGTGGCGATGGCAGAG TTACTGGGGAGCAAGAAGAAGACTCCTTACTCAGCGAAGATTCCTCCCAACTCTCATCACAACTTCTAAG AAATGGTGTGAGCATGAATATGGAGGATGCTGCAGTGGATGAACAAACTGGGCCGGGTTTTCAAGAATTTTGCGGAGTGGGAAGTCAAATTTCTTccgcttctttggattttgaagCCGATCAGAGGATGGAAAATGTTTATAGGAAGATTTTGCAAAGTTATGATGACTTGCGGATTCGAAGCAAAGATTTGGAAGAAGCCAAGAGCAAAATCTTGAG CTACACCCCCGGTGCGTGGATTGATAGAGTAGGTGCTGTGAAACCGAGGGACTATGATGTGCCAAATACAACAACACTTTTATTGGTTGGTCCAAAAGGATCTGGAAAGAGCAGTCTTGTAAATAGAATCTCAAAGGTGTTTGAAGATGACAAGTTTGCTTCGGAAAGAGCCCAAGTATCAT ATAATTCATCTATTGGAGACGGAACCTTTTTCCTCCATGAATATATGATACCAAGATGTTCGAGTTCTTTTTGCCTTTATGATACTCGTAGTTTGTCTGATAATTCACctgaaaacataaaaatactGAAGCATTGGATGGAACATGGTGTTCGTCACGGGGAGCTTGTTGTAAG GGATTCAGACAGTCCAAGTTTGAGGAACATGATGATGTACAAAGATCGTGATGATGGTTATCTGTCCAGTGAGATCAAGAACGTTAATTTTGTCATATTTGTTGTTAATGGTCTTTCAGTTCTGAAATCAATGGAAAGTGATGAAGATGCAGAGACGCAATATAATGAAATGATCGCCTCAGCCTTCAAATCTCGATACTTGGCATTTAAAG ATGATAAACCCCTTCTTGTTGTTACACATGGTGATTTACTTTCACTTGATGAACGTGCTCGTGTTCGTGTCCATTTGGGAGAACTGCTTGGTATTCCTCCTACAACACAAATTTTTGACATCCCAG AAAGCAGTGATGCGGTAACTCAGTTGACAATAGTTGACATGATACGCTATTCACTTGAGCATGCGGAGAAAAATCTTCCTCGTAAAAGAAAG GTCGAAACTTTGTCGCTGTTATCATGTATGCTCCTGCTACTATTCCTCAGCATTGCCATAATGATCATGTACGCTCCTGCTAATATTCTTCAGCACGGCTACTGCCCTTCGCCTCAAGCGCATATTCAACATTGCCATGTCCCTTCACCGCAAGCACATGTTCACAATAACCCATCACCCCCCTCACCGCCTTCATCCACTTCTCTCCAAGAGTATATTCAGCATGATCCTTCGGCGGAAGAGCATATTGACAATAGCCCTTTGCCGAGAGTGGAACTTCAGAATATCAGGATCGATTGGAGTAAAATCCGACACTTGTGGTTAGATGAATAA
- the LOC137726554 gene encoding uncharacterized protein isoform X1, which yields MGGDGRVTGEQEEDSLLSEDSSQLSSQLLRNGVSMNMEDAAVDEQTGPGFQEFCGVGSQISSASLDFEADQRMENVYRKILQSYDDLRIRSKDLEEAKSKILSYTPGAWIDRVGAVKPRDYDVPNTTTLLLVGPKGSGKSSLVNRISKVFEDDKFASERAQVSYNSSIGDGTFFLHEYMIPRCSSSFCLYDTRSLSDNSPENIKILKHWMEHGVRHGELVVRDSDSPSLRNMMMYKDRDDGYLSSEIKNVNFVIFVVNGLSVLKSMESDEDAETQYNEMIASAFKSRYLAFKDDKPLLVVTHGDLLSLDERARVRVHLGELLGIPPTTQIFDIPVESSDAVTQLTIVDMIRYSLEHAEKNLPRKRKVETLSLLSCMLLLLFLSIAIMIMYAPANILQHGYCPSPQAHIQHCHVPSPQAHVHNNPSPPSPPSSTSLQEYIQHDPSAEEHIDNSPLPRVELQNIRIDWSKIRHLWLDE from the exons ATGGGTGGCGATGGCAGAG TTACTGGGGAGCAAGAAGAAGACTCCTTACTCAGCGAAGATTCCTCCCAACTCTCATCACAACTTCTAAG AAATGGTGTGAGCATGAATATGGAGGATGCTGCAGTGGATGAACAAACTGGGCCGGGTTTTCAAGAATTTTGCGGAGTGGGAAGTCAAATTTCTTccgcttctttggattttgaagCCGATCAGAGGATGGAAAATGTTTATAGGAAGATTTTGCAAAGTTATGATGACTTGCGGATTCGAAGCAAAGATTTGGAAGAAGCCAAGAGCAAAATCTTGAG CTACACCCCCGGTGCGTGGATTGATAGAGTAGGTGCTGTGAAACCGAGGGACTATGATGTGCCAAATACAACAACACTTTTATTGGTTGGTCCAAAAGGATCTGGAAAGAGCAGTCTTGTAAATAGAATCTCAAAGGTGTTTGAAGATGACAAGTTTGCTTCGGAAAGAGCCCAAGTATCAT ATAATTCATCTATTGGAGACGGAACCTTTTTCCTCCATGAATATATGATACCAAGATGTTCGAGTTCTTTTTGCCTTTATGATACTCGTAGTTTGTCTGATAATTCACctgaaaacataaaaatactGAAGCATTGGATGGAACATGGTGTTCGTCACGGGGAGCTTGTTGTAAG GGATTCAGACAGTCCAAGTTTGAGGAACATGATGATGTACAAAGATCGTGATGATGGTTATCTGTCCAGTGAGATCAAGAACGTTAATTTTGTCATATTTGTTGTTAATGGTCTTTCAGTTCTGAAATCAATGGAAAGTGATGAAGATGCAGAGACGCAATATAATGAAATGATCGCCTCAGCCTTCAAATCTCGATACTTGGCATTTAAAG ATGATAAACCCCTTCTTGTTGTTACACATGGTGATTTACTTTCACTTGATGAACGTGCTCGTGTTCGTGTCCATTTGGGAGAACTGCTTGGTATTCCTCCTACAACACAAATTTTTGACATCCCAG TAGAAAGCAGTGATGCGGTAACTCAGTTGACAATAGTTGACATGATACGCTATTCACTTGAGCATGCGGAGAAAAATCTTCCTCGTAAAAGAAAG GTCGAAACTTTGTCGCTGTTATCATGTATGCTCCTGCTACTATTCCTCAGCATTGCCATAATGATCATGTACGCTCCTGCTAATATTCTTCAGCACGGCTACTGCCCTTCGCCTCAAGCGCATATTCAACATTGCCATGTCCCTTCACCGCAAGCACATGTTCACAATAACCCATCACCCCCCTCACCGCCTTCATCCACTTCTCTCCAAGAGTATATTCAGCATGATCCTTCGGCGGAAGAGCATATTGACAATAGCCCTTTGCCGAGAGTGGAACTTCAGAATATCAGGATCGATTGGAGTAAAATCCGACACTTGTGGTTAGATGAATAA
- the LOC137726555 gene encoding GTP cyclohydrolase 1-like, which yields MGALDEGHFCSELENGVKLGCIELSFEEEPETIAIEDAVKVLMQGLGEDVNREGLKKTPFRVAKALREGTRGYRQKVKDIVQGALFPEAGLDNAVGHAGGAGGLVVVRDLDLFSYCESCMLPFQVKCHVGYVPSGQRVVGLSKLSRVADVFAKRLQDPQRLANEVCSALQHGIKPAGVAVVLQCLHVHFPNLESVFLDSNHQGWVELLVSAGSGVFENKNANIWADFWSLLRFRGINVEKTRVRDKQNHHWCPSRSSAGAIATFKMESVNPGMVTAVASILRSLGEDPLRKELVGTPARFVKWLMNFQNSNFDMKLNGFVSDNGDNFKEKHIHSELNLSFWSQCEHHLLPFYGVVHIGYMCTEGSNPIGKSLLQSIVRFYGFKLQVQERLTRQIAEAISPLLGGDVIVVVEASHTCMISRGIEKFGSSTATIAVLGRFSTDPAARAKFMQSIPNTAVSGR from the exons ATGGGCGCTTTGGATGAGGGGCATTTCTGCTCGGAGCTTGAGAATGGAGTGAAGCTGGGTTGCATTGAGCTGAGTTTCGAGGAAGAACCCGAAACCATAGCTATTGAGGATGCTGTCAAAGTTCTCATGCAGGGCTTGGGGGAGGATGTTAACAGAGAAGGCTTGAAGAAGACGCCTTTTCGGGTTGCGAAGGCCCTCAGAGAAGGAACAAGGG GTTACAGACAAAAGGTTAAGGACATTGTGCAAGGTGCTTTATTTCCTGAAGCTGGTCTGGACAATGCAGTTGGTCATGCTGGAGGAGCTGGTGGACTTGTAGTCGTTCGAGATCTTGACCTCTTCTCGTATTGTGAATCTTGTATGCTACCGTTCCAGGTTAAATGTCATGTGGGTTATGTCCCTTCTGGTCAACGGGTTGTAGGCTTAAGCAAGCTCTCTCGAGTAGCTGATGTGTTCGCAAAACGTCTCCAAGATCCCCAACGTCTAGCGAATGAAGTGTGTTCAGCGTTGCAGCATGGAATCAAACCAGCAGGTGTTGCAGTCGTACTCCAATGTTTGCACGTCCATTTCCCAAATCTGGAATCAGTTTTTCTTGACTCGAACCACCAAGGATGGGTAGAGTTACTGGTCAGCGCAGGTTCAGGAgtctttgaaaataaaaatgccAATATTTGGGCTGATTTTTGGAGTCTGCTGAGATTCAGAGGCATAAATGTGGAGAAAACTCGCGTGAGAGACAAACAAAATCACCATTGGTGTCCATCTCGATCTTCTGCTGGTGCAATTGCTACCTTCAAGATGGAATCTGTCAATCCGGGCATGGTGACTGCGGTAGCTTCAATTCTTAGGTCACTGGGTGAAGACCCATTAAGGAAGGAGCTTGTAGGAACACCTGCTCGTTTTGTGAAGTGGTTGATGAACTTTCAAAATAGTAACTTCGATATGAAGCTGAATGGCTTTGTTTCTGACAATGGAGATAACTTCAAGGAAAAGCACATCCATTCCGAGCTGAACTTGTCATTCTGGTCTCAGTGTGAGCATCATCTACTTCCTTTCTACGGTGTTGTGCATATAGGATATATGTGCACCGAAGGATCCAATCCCATTGGAAAATCTCTTTTGCAATCGATTGTGCGTTTTTACGGTTTTAAGCTCCAAGTACAGGAAAGACTCACACGACAGATAGCAGAGGCAATATCACCACTGTTAGGTGGAGATGTGATTGTGGTTGTGGAGGCTAGCCACACCTGTATGATCTCTAGAGGAATCGAGAAGTTTGGAAGCAGTACAGCAACAATTGCTGTACTGGGTCGATTTTCAACTGACCCTGCTGCAAGAGCCAAGTTTATGCAGAGCATTCCAAACACCGCCGTTTCAGGACGATGA
- the LOC137724794 gene encoding uncharacterized protein, with protein MVTASQLQLLQSPITVLVSSISTSVSVKLDDSNYLNWHFQLKLLLESNGILGFVDGSHPCPAQFISQSGESDVNSSNSSSSSVNDEYLVRMMHDKALMQLLAASLSPVAMSCAMRSTSSKDIWIRLQEQFLTVSKTSIFQMKSNLQTIKKGSHFITQYLQKIKQARDDLSAAGVYFLNEDIVILALNGLQAEYNTFRTVIRGRENVISLKEFRTQLLAEEAILESTVNAPFTAMIANTPTQRGSNQSSFVSGGFK; from the coding sequence ATGGTAACTGCTTCTCAATTACAGCTCCTTCAATCACCGATAACTGTTTTGGTTTCATCGATTTCCACATCTGTGAGTGTTAAACTTGATGATTCGAACTATCTAAATTGGCATTTTCAATTGAAATTATTGCTTGAAAGTAATGGAATCCTAGGGTTTGTTGATGGCTCGCATCCCTGTCCTGCTCAATTCATCTCTCAGTCTGGAGAATCTGATGTAAATTCGTCAAATTCATCGTCTTCCTCTGTTAATGATGAGTATTTAGTTCGGATGATGCATGATAAAGCCCTGATGCAATTACTTGCTGCATCTTTAAGTCCTGTGGCAATGTCATGTGCTATGAGGAGTACCAGTTCTAAGGATATTTGGATTCGACTACAAGAACAGTTTTTAACTGTCTCTAAGACCAGCATTTTTCAGATGAAATCGAATCTGCAAACAATCAAAAAGGGCTCTCATTTTATCACTCAGTACTTACAAAAGATAAAGCAAGCTAGAGATGATCTTTCTGCTGCTGGGGTTTACTTTCTTAATGAAGACATTGTTATACTTGCATTAAATGGTTTACAAGCAGAGTACAATACATTTCGGACTGTGATAAGAGGGCGTGAAAATGTCATTTCTTTGAAGGAATTTCGAACACAATTGCTTGCTGAAGAAGCCATTCTTGAGTCCACTGTTAATGCACCGTTTACAGCCATGATTGCCAATACTCCAACTCAGAGAGGGTCTAATCAATCCAGTTTTGTCTCTGGTGGATTCAAGTAG